The genome window ACCGCCATCAGTGTGGAGGCGGTGTAGAAAATGTGCCCATAGATCACCTGGAAAAATAGCAGGGGGGCGATCCCCAAGTTGATCCCCAGGGCGAAGGCGGTCGGCAGCTTGCTCTTGAGCGCCCCGGGCAGCCAGCCGGTGCGTCCCTGGTCCGGCCCGCCCAGCCGGGAGACAAGAGTGATCAGCGTGCCCCCGACAGCGACATTAATCACTATCAGGTGCAGCAGCAGCAAGCCGACCCCGAGCGCCTCCAGCACCCACCAGGGTGCCGGGATAGTCTCCGGCGAAGGCATGAGGCCGATTGGGTCCATAGACCGCCTCCTAAGGAAGGTTTGACGGAAACAGGCCATAAGGAGCAATCCGAGCCAAGGACGCTCCAGTCCGCAAGATCATCCCGGACAGCGCGCCGGGTTGTGTATGGAAAGAAAAGGCCGCAAAGCGGCGTAAGACTTGTGTCATCGGCTGGAAAACGCTCCACCGGAGAATGCCGTTCCGGTTCCTGTCATATTCAACGCAGCGGAGACAGGGTTTGTTATCCCGGACCGTCGGGGTTACCCTCCATGTATGAACGTTTTCATAGATTGTACAGTTTTGTAAATAATGTGTCAAATGGCTGGCAGTTTTTTCTTATTCTGTAAACAGCACTTCGATTAACCGCGGGGGCGGGCGGCCACACTTCCGGCGAGAGAAAGCCGCCCCCCGCAGATCCGGAGGACGGCTTCTGAATACCGCTGAAAACAGTGCTCTTCAGACTTCGATAATTTTCCCCTCGCGCGCGCTCTGCGTGGCCGCGATGCAGATACGTGTCACCCGCACCGCCTCGTCCGGCCCGATCAGGTGCGTGCCCTGGCCGCGCAGCTCGGCCACGAAATCGGCGAACAGCATGGGCGGCTCGGCCAGGGGCAGGTCGACCGGCTTGGCTGCGGTGGTGATAAGCTCCACCCGCGTGTCCAGGTCCTTGGTCTCGACAACGCCGCCCGAGCCGATCACCCGCAGACGGTCATCGCCGTGGGTGGGGGCGGTTTCAGGACGCAGGTAGTCGGCGGTCATGGCGGCGGCGGCGCCACCCTCGAACTGGAGGTTTAACACGGCGTAATCCTGGCAGCCGGGATAATCCGGGTGCGCCAGGTTGCCATGCATGGCCTCGACCTTTTTCACCTCCAGGCCGGTCGACCAGCGCATGAAATCGATGGCGTGGATCGCCACCCAGAGGATCGTGCTGCCGTAAATGTCGGCCTGCTTGTAGAACCAGGGCCGTTCCTCGCCCCACTTGTAGGATTTCTGGGCCGAGGCCAGGGCCACCTTGCCCACCGAGCCGGCCTGCACGGTGCCGCGCAGGGTGTAGATCGTGGGGGCGAAACGCATGCTGAAAAGAGCTGACAGACGCACGCCGCTCTTTTTCACCGCCGCCTCCAGCATGTCCAGATCGGCGTTGTTGACCGCCACCGGCTTTTCGCACAGCACGTTCACCCCGTGGGCCGCCGCCGCGGCCGAGGCGTAGGCGTTGCGCACATAGGGCAGGCAGACCACGGCGATGTCCAGCTTTTCCTTGTCCAGCATCTCCTGGTAGGTTTCGTAGACCTTAAGCTTGTCGTGGTGCCAGCTCTGTCCGGCGCACCACTTGCGCCTGGCGTCCAGATCGTAGGCCCCGCCGCGGCGCGGGCTGCCGTCCGCGTTGTACTCCCAGTCGCCGTCCTCGAACGCGTGGGCCGCAATCTGCGCCCCCGGTATCTTGGGCAGGGCGTTGAATATCTCATAGGTGTGGCCCTCATCGCCGATCATGCCGATCCGCAGCGGGGCGGCCGGGTCCAGACGGGCGGCCGGGGCGGCTCCCATCACCGCCGGGACCGGGCCGGCAGCCCCGAACAGGCCGGAGCCGGTGGCGGCCAGGCCCAGGCCGGCCGCGCCCAGGGTGCGGATGAACTGACGGCGGCCGGTGGCGCCGCAAGCGAAGTCGAACGGGCTGTTGCCGGACATCTTTAGCTCCTTGCTGCGGGTGGTTAAGCCTCTCTGGGGGTTCGTTCGTTGTCCCGGGACAGGTCCTCTGACAGTATATTAACAGTCGGGCCACGCCGGGGCCAGCCTGTCGAGCGCCGCCGGGTGTGGACTGGACAGTGAAAGTGTGATATCTTGGTGCTGGATTGAAACTTCATCAGGGCAACCCGGACCGGCAGGACGGTGTAGAACTGGAAAACGCCGAGCTTGAATACTACGAGGGCCTGGAGCGGGCCATGGGCACCGTCATCCGCCTGCACGCTTTCTACCCCCACGGGGAGCGGGCCTGGATGTACGCCCTGGCCGACAGCCTGTTCGACACAGTGCTGGCCGATGACCACCGCCTGAGCATCTACAAGGCCGACAGCCCGCTGAGCCGTCTGAACCGCGCCGCCGGGGGCGAACCGGTGGTCCTGGACCCCGACACGTTCGAGCTGCTCGCGGCCTGCGTCGGCTGGTGGAAGCTCACCGGGGGGCTGTTCGACATCACCGCCGGCGCGCTGATGAAAAAGCACGGGTTCCACCAGGGAGCCGCCCTGCCGAAGGAAGATGGCCCGCTGGACGCCGACTCCCTGCGCGCGCTGATCGGCTGCGACAAGCTGGAGCTAAACCGGGAGCGCCTCACCGCGCGCCTGGCCCGCCCTGGGATGCTGATCGACCTGGGCGGCGTGGCCAAGGGCTGGAGTGTCGAGGCCCAGGCCCGCATGCTGAGCCAGGCCGGCCTGAAAGATTTCGTGATCTCGGCCGGGACCAGCACCGTGGCGGCCCGCGGCGCCCCCCCGGGCGAGGCCGCCTGGCCCATGGAGCTGGAGGGCCTGGATGACCACTCCCCTGCGCACAGCCTCAGCCTCACCGACTGCGCAGTCTCGGTCTCGGGCAATTTCCGCAATACTATCAGCGGCGCGGGAGGAAAGGTGTTGCGACACATCATGAACCCGCTCACTCTGGAGCCGGTTGAGGAAATACGCCAGGTGATAGTGAGCGGGCCGGATGCCGCCGAGTGCGAGGCGCTCTCCACGGCGTTCCTCATCCAGGGAGCGGAAAGCGGCGTGTTCTCGCTCGAGGCGCGCGACGATATCGGCCTCAGCATCCTAAAGTCCGAAGGGCGATGATTGGAACGCCGGGCCTTGCTTTCGTCCCGGTCGATGCTTAGATTTGATAATCAATTGCAATCTTACCCTCTTTCCGTGGCGGTACGGTATGCGAATCCTGCTGACCGGGGCGAGCGGCTATCTCGGCAGCCGCATCCTGAACCAGCTCCTCGAGCACACCGGCCATGAAATTGCGGCCCTGGTGCGCCCGGGGCGTGAGCGCGCCCTGCCCCGGCACGCACGTGTGGTCCCGGTCGCGGGGGACATAACCGACCCAACCTCGTTACGCCTGGCGCTCAAGAGCTGCCGGGCGGCGGTCCACGCCGCGGCCAAGGTGTCCACCTGGGCGCGCGACCCGGCCGAGTTCGACCGGGTGAACGTCAAGGGTGCGTTCAATGTCCTGCGCGCCGCGGGCGAGGCCGGGCTGGACAAGGTCCTCTACGTCTCCTCGTTCCTGGCCCTGGGCTCCTCCGCCGGCACGCCGCTGGATGAGGACAGCCCGCACCTGCGCCAGTCACATTTCAACGACTACGAGCGGACGAAATACGCCGCCAATATTCAGGCCCAGGAGCTGGCCCAGGCCGGGCTGCCGCTGGTCACGCTCTACCCGGCGGTGATCTACGGCCCGGGGCCGTTCACCGCGGGCAACCTGATCTCGAACCTCGTGCGCGACCACCTTCGGGGCCGTCTGCCGGCGCGGATCGGCCACGGCCGTCAGCGCTGGAATTTCGTCTACGTTGAGGATGTCGCCGCCGGGGTGCGCCTGGCCCTGGAGCGTGGCAAGCCCGGCCGGAACTATATCCTGGGGGGCGAGAACGTGAGCCTGGGGCAGTTTTTCGCCGCTCTGGCAACGGCGAGCGGACAGCCTGCCCCGCGGCTGGCCGTGCCTTTCTGGGCCGCCCGCCTGATCGGCTGGGCCGAGGAGCGCCTGGCCACGCTGAGCGGGCGCATGCCGCAGCTCACCCGTGGCGTGGTGGACATTTTCCGCCGCGACTGGGAATTCGACTCCTCCCGCGCCGTGCATGAACTGGGCTACAGTGCCCGCCCCTTAAGCGAAGGCCTGGAGCTGACCGTGCGCTGGTTGCGGGAGTCCATCCCGGACTTAGAGGGCCAGAGCGGGCGAAAGGCGGCCCCATGACCGGCGAGAGCCGCCGTCAGATCGAGCACATGCTGCCCCTGGGCTTCGCGTTCCTGCTGCGCTGGCTGAGCCTGTGGCAGGCCGTGGCCTGCGCGCTTGGCGCGGTGGCCTACGGCCTCTGGGGCTCGCCCCGTCTCAACCGGGCCGGGGTGCGGCCGGAGGAGGCGGAGCGCGGCTACAGCCGGGGCAAGCTCTACTATGCATTGAGCGTGCTGGCGCTGATCCTCATTTTCCGCGACCGGCTGCACGTGGTGGCCGGGGCCTGGGCCGCGCTGGCCCTGGGTGATGGCGTGAGCAACATGGCCGGGCGCGCCTGGGGCAGACGGAAGCTGCCCTGGTCGGCGCAAAAAACATGGGTTGGGCTGGCCGCGTTTGTCCTGGCCGCCTGGCCGGGTATCGCGGCCCTGGTTTTCTGGACAGCGGCCGGCACCGGGGCGGTGCTGCCCTCGGCCGGCACGGGTATTATGTATTGCGGGCTGGCGGCCCTGGCCGCGGCCGTGGTGGAAAGCCTGCCCCTGCCGCGGGATGACAACCTGAGCGTGCCCGCGGCCGCGGCCGCGGTGCTGGCGCTGACGCTTTAGGAGTGAAACAAAAGCTCTTGCTGTGTTTTTCCTGTAAGCGGCCTCAGGGCCGCTGCTTTCAGGGGGCCGCGCCTGTCTGAGCCTCTCGCCAAGCCAGCGTGCAAGAGACGGCGAAAAGGCGCGGATGGAAGCTGATCCGGGGTGCGGCGGCGATTCGCGGCAGCGCCGCCGCTGCACACAAGAAGCGGAATCAAAGCTTCGGGAACACGTTAGGTTGAAAGAGCGGCGTGGCCTGGACGAGTTCGCGGCCCCCACGCCCTTTGGTCCTTTCGGGCAAGACCGAAAGGACGAAAATCAATTCCAGGTATCCGTAATTCTGGACTCGAGTCTGAAAAGGCAGGCCTGGCATGTTCCTGTCCTCCCATCCACTCATCGAGGCGCTCGCGGTCCCCCTGGTTTTCGGGGGCGCGGCCTACGCCCTGGGCACGGTCAGCCGGAGCGGACTGATCGGCGGGGTGGTTATCGGCGCTCTGGTCTACGGCTGCTCCGGGCTGGGCGGTTTTGCCGTGCTGGGTGTATTTTTCGTGCTGGCGAGCGGCCTCACCCGCCTGGGCTACAATGTCAAGGCGGCGCGGGGGATCGCCCAGAGCGGCCATGGGCGGCGCGGGGCGCGTCACGCCCTGGCCAACTGCGCCGTGGGCACGCTGCTTGCTATAATGTATAAAATCACGCACGGCTCGCCCCTGGTGGGGGCGCTGCTCACCGCCTCGTTCGCCACCGCCGCGGCCGACACCGCTGGCACCGAGTTCGGCTCGCTCTACGGCCGGCGCGCGTTCCTGGCCGCGAGCCTGAGGCCGGTGCCGCCCGGCACTCCCGGCGCGGTCTCGGTCGAGGGCACGGCGGCGGCTCTGGTCGCAGCGGTGGCAGTGGCGCTAACCGGGCTGACAACCGGACTTTTCAGCGGGGCGGCGCTCTGGGCCTCGGCCGCTGGGAGCGCTTTCGCCGCGGCCTACGCGGAAAGCCTCATCGGCTCGTTCCCGGGCCTGGAGCGCGCCCTGGGCAACGAGTGGCTCAACGTGCTCAACACCGCTCTGGGAGCGCTGCTATGCCTCATCGCGGCCCGAGTTGCCGGATTACCCGGCTGAACCACGGAAAAGAAATGGAAACCCTGGCGCGCTATTTCAAGTTCACCCGGCCTTTCACCCTTCTGCCGCCCATGCTGGGCATGCTGAGCGGCGCCCTGACCGCGGTGGGGGCCGGAGCGCACCGGGCCGGTCAGCCGTTCCTGGCTCACCTGGCCGCCCTGGGCGCCGGGCAGACTGTTATATTCATCCTGCTGGGCGGGACGATGGCTGCGGTGCTCAATGCCGCCTCCAACGTGCTTAACCAGATCACGGACCTTCAGAACGACCGGGTGAACAAGCCCGAGCGGATGATCCCCTCGGGAAGAATCAGCGTGGGCGCGGCGGCGCTGTATTCGGCGTTCCTGTACGCCGCGGCCCTGTGGCTGGCCTGGCTGGTGGCTCCGGGCGGGCGGCGGGAGTGTTTCACCCTGGTGGCCGTGGCAGCGGCCCTGACCTATGTCTACTCGGCGCGCCCTTTCCGCACCAAGCGCCACTGGCTCCTGGCCAACCTGACCATCGCCGTGCCGCGCGGCTGGCTGCTCAAGGTGGCGGGCTGGTCGAGCGTGGCCGCGATCGCCGGGGACATCGAGCCCTGGTACATCGGCGGAATATTTTTCCTGTTCCTTCTGGGCTCGGCCTCGACCAAGGACTACTCCGACATGGCCGGCGATAAGGCCGCGGGCTGCATCACCCTGCCGCTGCGTTTCGGGGTGCGCGCCTCGGCCTGGATGATCGCGCCCTCGTTCGTGGTCCCCTGGCTGATGATGCCGTTGGGGATAGTGGTAACGCGGCCCGGCGGCGGGCCGATCCTGTCGGGCAACCCGTATGTGCTCGTGGCCCTGGGTTTCTGGCTCGCCCTCTACGGGGCCTACACGGCCTGGCTGATCCTGCGCGACCCGGAGAGCCTGGCCGCCACCGAGAACCATCCCTCCTGGACCAACATGTACCGTCTGATGATGATGGCCCAGGTGGGCTTTGCCGTGGCCTATATAGTGTGAGAGATTGAAACTCCCCCACCAGGGAACATGAGGTGATAGAGATGGAAAAGCCGGATCGGAAAACAGCCGCAGAGCCGGGCGCGGGGATCAGCCGGCGCGAGCTTCTGACCCAGGCCACGGTCGCGGCCGGGGCAGCCCTGACAGTTTCGCTGGGAGGCTGCGGTGGAAAGATGCCCACTGTCCAGCCCCGCGCGCTCAAGCAGAAAGCCATAATCCTGGGGTTCGATGCCGTGGACCCCGGCCTTCTGGATGAATTCATGGCCGCCGGGGAGTTGCCCAACCTGGCCCGCCTGGCCGCCGAGGGCGGCTACACCCGCCTGGCCAGCTCCATCCCGCCCGAGTCGCCGGTGGCCTGGTCCACCTTCTCGGTCTCGGCCCAGGCCGGTGTGCACGGGATTTACGATTTCCTGAACCGCGACCCGGCAGACTACAATCCGAAAATATCCGCCGTACGCCCGGTGAACCCGCGTTTCCTGTTCGACCTGATCCCGCTGGAGAAGCCCTCGGCGGTCTGCCTGCGCAGCGGCGTGCCGTTCTGGGCCGTGGCGTCCGATAATGGAATAAAAAGCGCGGTGCTCCAGGCTCCGGTCTCGTTCCCGGCCACGAGCCTGGCCGCGGGCAGTGTGCTGCTGACCGGACTCACCACTCCCGACCTGCGCGGCACCCAGGCCACCTACCAGTTTTTCACCAGCGATATCTACGGCGAGAGCAGCGGCGAGACCGAGTTCGGCGGCAAGGTCACACCGCTGGAGTTTGACCCGCAAGGTCGGGCCGAGGCGCGGGTCATCGGCCCCTGGAACCCGGTCACACGCCAGCGTCGCGTCCGGCTGCTCGACAAACGCGCCAAAGCTTCGTCCACCGGTGACAGCCAGGCTGTCGAGAGCCTGGAGCGCGAGCTGAAGGCGTTGGATGCCGAGGATAACCTGAGCGTGCCCATCGCGTTCCAGCGCAATGGGAAGGACCGGGTGACAGTAGAGCTGAACGGGCAGAAAATCGAGCTGGCCGAGGGAGTCTGGAGCGACTGGGTCGAGGTGGCGTTCGAGCTGAATTTCCTGCTCAAGGTGCGCGGGTTCTGCCGCCTGATCGCCACGCAGATCGGCGACGAGGTGAAAGTGTTCATGTCGCCGGTCGAAATCCATCCCAAGGACCCGGTGCTGCCCATCTCGTGGCCCGGCGATTTCTCCGCCCGTCTGGCCCGCGCGATCGGCCTTTACAAGACCCGCGGCTGGGCCGCCGAGACCGCGGCGCTCAAAGAGCGGCGTATCGATGAGGCCGCGTTCCTGGACGACCTGAACATGATTTTCGACCAGCGCCGCGCCATGGCCCTGGAGGTGCTGGACAAGGACCAGCCGAACCTGTTCTTCGAGCTTTTCAGTTGTATCGACAGGGTCCA of bacterium contains these proteins:
- a CDS encoding Gfo/Idh/MocA family oxidoreductase, encoding MSGNSPFDFACGATGRRQFIRTLGAAGLGLAATGSGLFGAAGPVPAVMGAAPAARLDPAAPLRIGMIGDEGHTYEIFNALPKIPGAQIAAHAFEDGDWEYNADGSPRRGGAYDLDARRKWCAGQSWHHDKLKVYETYQEMLDKEKLDIAVVCLPYVRNAYASAAAAAHGVNVLCEKPVAVNNADLDMLEAAVKKSGVRLSALFSMRFAPTIYTLRGTVQAGSVGKVALASAQKSYKWGEERPWFYKQADIYGSTILWVAIHAIDFMRWSTGLEVKKVEAMHGNLAHPDYPGCQDYAVLNLQFEGGAAAAMTADYLRPETAPTHGDDRLRVIGSGGVVETKDLDTRVELITTAAKPVDLPLAEPPMLFADFVAELRGQGTHLIGPDEAVRVTRICIAATQSAREGKIIEV
- a CDS encoding FAD:protein FMN transferase, which encodes MKLHQGNPDRQDGVELENAELEYYEGLERAMGTVIRLHAFYPHGERAWMYALADSLFDTVLADDHRLSIYKADSPLSRLNRAAGGEPVVLDPDTFELLAACVGWWKLTGGLFDITAGALMKKHGFHQGAALPKEDGPLDADSLRALIGCDKLELNRERLTARLARPGMLIDLGGVAKGWSVEAQARMLSQAGLKDFVISAGTSTVAARGAPPGEAAWPMELEGLDDHSPAHSLSLTDCAVSVSGNFRNTISGAGGKVLRHIMNPLTLEPVEEIRQVIVSGPDAAECEALSTAFLIQGAESGVFSLEARDDIGLSILKSEGR
- a CDS encoding NAD-dependent epimerase/dehydratase family protein, which translates into the protein MRILLTGASGYLGSRILNQLLEHTGHEIAALVRPGRERALPRHARVVPVAGDITDPTSLRLALKSCRAAVHAAAKVSTWARDPAEFDRVNVKGAFNVLRAAGEAGLDKVLYVSSFLALGSSAGTPLDEDSPHLRQSHFNDYERTKYAANIQAQELAQAGLPLVTLYPAVIYGPGPFTAGNLISNLVRDHLRGRLPARIGHGRQRWNFVYVEDVAAGVRLALERGKPGRNYILGGENVSLGQFFAALATASGQPAPRLAVPFWAARLIGWAEERLATLSGRMPQLTRGVVDIFRRDWEFDSSRAVHELGYSARPLSEGLELTVRWLRESIPDLEGQSGRKAAP
- a CDS encoding DUF92 domain-containing protein, whose product is MFLSSHPLIEALAVPLVFGGAAYALGTVSRSGLIGGVVIGALVYGCSGLGGFAVLGVFFVLASGLTRLGYNVKAARGIAQSGHGRRGARHALANCAVGTLLAIMYKITHGSPLVGALLTASFATAAADTAGTEFGSLYGRRAFLAASLRPVPPGTPGAVSVEGTAAALVAAVAVALTGLTTGLFSGAALWASAAGSAFAAAYAESLIGSFPGLERALGNEWLNVLNTALGALLCLIAARVAGLPG
- a CDS encoding UbiA family prenyltransferase; protein product: METLARYFKFTRPFTLLPPMLGMLSGALTAVGAGAHRAGQPFLAHLAALGAGQTVIFILLGGTMAAVLNAASNVLNQITDLQNDRVNKPERMIPSGRISVGAAALYSAFLYAAALWLAWLVAPGGRRECFTLVAVAAALTYVYSARPFRTKRHWLLANLTIAVPRGWLLKVAGWSSVAAIAGDIEPWYIGGIFFLFLLGSASTKDYSDMAGDKAAGCITLPLRFGVRASAWMIAPSFVVPWLMMPLGIVVTRPGGGPILSGNPYVLVALGFWLALYGAYTAWLILRDPESLAATENHPSWTNMYRLMMMAQVGFAVAYIV
- a CDS encoding alkaline phosphatase family protein, whose product is MEKPDRKTAAEPGAGISRRELLTQATVAAGAALTVSLGGCGGKMPTVQPRALKQKAIILGFDAVDPGLLDEFMAAGELPNLARLAAEGGYTRLASSIPPESPVAWSTFSVSAQAGVHGIYDFLNRDPADYNPKISAVRPVNPRFLFDLIPLEKPSAVCLRSGVPFWAVASDNGIKSAVLQAPVSFPATSLAAGSVLLTGLTTPDLRGTQATYQFFTSDIYGESSGETEFGGKVTPLEFDPQGRAEARVIGPWNPVTRQRRVRLLDKRAKASSTGDSQAVESLERELKALDAEDNLSVPIAFQRNGKDRVTVELNGQKIELAEGVWSDWVEVAFELNFLLKVRGFCRLIATQIGDEVKVFMSPVEIHPKDPVLPISWPGDFSARLARAIGLYKTRGWAAETAALKERRIDEAAFLDDLNMIFDQRRAMALEVLDKDQPNLFFELFSCIDRVQHMFWRFRDPGHPMFDPVEAGRFGGAILSFYKRMDSFVGEVRARYEDPDTLLVVLSDHGFSSFRKGVNLNTWLVQNGFMRLKGQMQGQYNLKDLFGGGDFFQNVDWSATQAYSLGLGLIFVNLAGREAQGIVRPGEEYDHVVRAIAEGLAGLADPVDSAPVVSKVYAGREVYHGKRVDEAPDLVVGFQRNYRVSWQTALGGFGPEVVEPNREKWSGDHCSVDRDLVPGVLLCNRKIVRSAPDLRDIAPTVLKHLECPVPPEYEGQDLFQA